GCCAAATGCAGGCAGAGCAGTTGTTCGATTCATTGTTGATCGCGACCGAAGCCGATGCCCAGGCTACGAGTGATAAGAATCGCGACATGATGAAAGCTCGCTGGCTCCGTCAGTTCAGCACGGCTTTTGGTAATGATGAAGGCACGGAGTCGACCAGCTTCAATGGTTCGATCCCCCAAGTGCTAACGCTCATGAATGGCGATCTCACAAAGAAGGCCATCCGCACGAAGGGAGAGAGCTTTCTTGGACGTGTTGCGAACGACACTTCTCTGAGCAACGCTCAGAAGTTTGAATATTTGTACAAGGCGGGGCTCAGCCGCAAGCCCTCGAAAGAAGAACGCAAGGTTTGCAATCAGTTGCTCGCCAGTCGCAAGGGCGATGTGGCTGGGACTTTGCAAGACGTGTGGTGGGCGGTGTTGAATAGTAATGAGTTTATTTTGATTCACTAATGTCGTGTCATTCCGACAGGTGTCTCAGCACCGGAGGAATCCGGTTCGTATTCTAGTTGGCTTTCAAAGCGAACAAGAATACAGACCGGATTCCTAGGTCGGCGAGCCTCCCGTCGGAATGACATGAAAACCTAACTCCTAACGAACAATGACCATGCACTCATCACCACGCACCTCCGGAATGTCCCGCCGTCACTTCATGTCACACCTGGCCGGTGCTTCGGCGCTCGCCGGGCCTGCTTGGGCATTCACCAATACGCTCCGCGCGAACGCGGCGACACTTAAGAAGAATCAGAAGTCGTGCATTATGTTGTGGATGGGTGGTGGTCCGCCAACGATTGATATGTGGGATATGAAACCCGGCGCGACGACCGGCGGCCAGTTTAATCCGATCGCCACCACCGGTGAATCGCAAATTAACGAGCTGATGCCGAAGCTCGCTGAGCAGATGAAGCACCTGTCGGTCGTGCGTTCGATGAGTACCCGTGAAGCGGACCATACCCGCGGCACCTACTACATGCGTACCGGCTACGTGCCGAATCCCAACATCGAGCATCCTAGCTACGGGTCGGTCGTGGCACACGAAATAGGAACGAAAACGAAGGGCTTGGAAATCCCACCTTTCGTCGCAATCGGCGGCTCGGGAGGCGGGCCAGGATTCCTGGGCATGACTTACGCGCCGTTCCAAGTCAATTCCAACGGTCGCATGCGGGACATGCAAATGGGCGTTGAGGATTGGCAACTCGCGGATCGGATGAAGCTGCTGAGCCTTCTGGAACGCCGCTTTGTCAATCAGAAACGTGGCCCCGCACCGGAAGAACACGCCAAAGTGCTCGAAAGCACTCTGCAGTTGATGACAAGTGAGCAGTTGGTTGCCTTTAAGGTGGATCAAGAGCCGCAAGCGATGCGCGATCGCTACGGCAACGATTCGCTCGCCCGCAGTTGCCTGCTTTCGCGTCGCCTCGTGGAAGCAGGCGTACCTTTCGTTGAAGTGAACTTTGGCGGATGGGACTTGCACCAGAATTGCTTCACGTCGCTCGAAGAAAAATTGCCTCGCCTGGATCATGCACTGGCGACGCTGACTCAAGACCTAAGCGAGCGTGGTTTGCTGGACGATACGGTGATCGTCTGCATGGGCGAGTTCGGACGCACTCCGCGTATCAACGAAAACGCCGGTCGCGATCACTGGGCACGCAGTTGGAGCGTCTTGGCCGGTGGCGGCGGACTCGCCGGGGGGCGGGTGATCGGTTCAACCAACGCCGATGGGACCCAAGTCACCAGCGAGCCCTACAGCAGCGAAGATCTAATGGCTACCGTCTGCCAAGCGATGGGCATTTCGTTGCAGACCGTGTTCACGGCGAACAACGGTCGACCGATGAAGATTGCGAACAGCGGGAAACTCATTGAAGGGCTTATTGCTTAACATCGCTGTTAGTTTTCAGTTTGAAGTTTTCAGTGTTTAGTTCTACGGAGCTCGTTTGCTTTGAACTTGAGACTGAAAACTGAACACTGACAACTGAAAACTCTCACACATTAAACAAGAAGTGACACACGTCGCTGTCTTGCATGACGTACTCTTTCCCTTCGACGCGCATCTTGCCGGCTTCGCGAATGGCTTTTTCGCTGCCGTGCTCTTGAAGGTCGTCGACGGAGTACGTTTCGCAGCGGATAAAACCGCGCTCGAAATCGCTGTGGATCACTCCAGCGGCTTGGGGGGCGGTGGCACCGACGGGGATCGTCCAAGCGCGGATTTCTTTCTCGCCTGCCGTGAAATAGCTTTGCAGGCCCAGTAACTTGTAGGCTGCCCGAGCTAGTACTGCCAAGGCAGGTTCTTCCAGGCCAAGGCTTTCGAGCATCTCGGCTCGCTCGTCGTCGTCGAGCTCGGCAAGTTCTGATTCGAGACTCGCACAAACGGGGACGACGGCCCCTCCTTCAGACGCTGCACGTTCGCGAACTTTCGTCACATGCGTGCCTTCACCGGCTAGGTCGTCCTCATGAACATTCGCGACATACAACACTTGTTTGGCGGTGAGTAGCTGGCACTCTTTGAACGCTTTCGCGAGTGCGGCATCATCAAAAGAAAGCGAACGAACCGGCTTGCCATCGGCAAGCAACGCCTGACAGGCTTCGAGGACTTCCACCCGCTGCTTCGCCTCCTTATCGCCAGTGCGAGCCGTGCGTCGTGCTTTATCGAGCATCGTTTCGACCGACTGCAGATCAGCCAACATCAGTTCCGTATCGATTGTCTCAATGTCACGAATCGGATCGACCCCGCCATCGACATGCACGACGTCGGCATCTTCAAAACAACGCACCACGTGCAGGATGGCGTCGACGGTACGGATGTGCGAAAGAAACTTGTTGCCAAGACCTTCCCCTTCGCTCGCCCCGCGGACGATGCCCGCGATGTCGACCAGTTGCAAAACGGCGGGAATGACCTTCTGTGTTTCGATGAACGACTCAATCGTCGCCAGTCGCGGATCGGGGACCGGGACCGCGCCGACGTTGGGTTCGATCGTGCAGAAGGGATAATTCTCACTGGCGATCCCCGCCGAGGTGAGTGCGTTAAACAGCGTTGATTTGCCGACGTTGGGAAGGCCGACGATGCCTGCTTCCATGGAATTTATGATTGATGAATGATGATTGATGAATTGCTGAGGCGTCGATTCTAGACGAACCAACCTTCAAGAAATAGCGGCCAGTTGTGAACCACGAATAAGTCGAAAACCACGAATCTGCAGCGCCATCCTTATTCGTGCTATTCGTCTTATTCGTGGTTCCTACCTGAAGATTTCGCTCGCACCACTTCGACCCAGTGCTTCGCTTCGACGCCCAGAAAGTCGCTTAGTTGTTGGCGGCAAGACGTGCCGGGGGCGACGACCGTGTGGCCTGCTTTCACGGCTTCTCGCACTGCGGGGAAGAGGCGATCCTCGCCGATTTGCTCTGAGAGATCGTAGTGCGAGTAGCCGAAGGACCCCGCCATGCCGCAGCAGCCGGCTTCGATCTCGGTGAGCGTTGTTCCCTCAATCGAATCGAACAGCTTATGCAAATCCTGCGTGCCAAACACGGCCTTCTGATGACAATGGCCGTGGAGCTTCAGCTCGACGGCATCGCACTCAAGTTCGATGCCTTCACTCAGCAGGAAGCTCTCCAAGAGCTGAACCTTCTCGGCGACGCGCTTGCCAGCAGCTTGATCATCGACCAGATCAGGTAAGTCGTCCGCTAATGATGAAGCACACGACGGTTCCAGGCACACGATCGGCAAACCTTCGCTGGCATACTTGTCGAGGTTCGCGATCGTCTCCGCCCCGTGCTGCTTCGCCTCGTCAACGAGGCCCACAGAAATCCGCGGACGCTGACAACAGCCGGCTCTGGCGAGGATGACTTCGTAGCCGAGTGACTGAAGCAACTCGAATGCCGCTCGGCCGATGTTCGGCTCAAGATAGTTTGCAAACGTGTCGTCGAAGAGCACAACCTTTCCACGCGTGACGTTGCTTCGAGACGAGCTTTGAGCGAGTAGTTTTTCCAAACTCTCTGGAGCCGGGGTGGGAAGCGGTCGTCGCGGATCGACACCGGTCCCATATTCGATGAGTTTGCGTGCCCCTGGAAGCTTTGTCACGAAACTCGCGAGCTTGCCGAATCGATTGCCATACTTGCGGAGCTGATCAGGAAACTCACCAAAGAGCTTCGCCGAACGTGGCACACCGTGTTGCTTGTAGCGCAACTGGAGGGAATCGGCCTTCATCTTTGCCATGTCCACGGCATTGGGACATTCGCTTTTACAGGCCTTGCAACTGAGACAGAGTTCGAGAACTTTGTGAACTTCATCGGAGCCTAGCGCGGCCAACGCATCTCCATCGAGTTGCCCACTCATGGCGAGACGTAAAGCATTCGCCCGACCGCGGGTGCTGTCCTGCTCCTCGCGTGTCGCCATGTACGAGGGGCACATGACGCCGGAGCCAACCTTGCGGCAGGCACCAACGCCGTTGCATTGCTCGACCGCTAAGCGGAACCCTCCTTGGTCGCCGTAGCGAAAGCCTGTCGGGATTTCCGGTGCCTTGTAAGCGGAGCCATATCGGAGCATGCTCGGGTCGATCATAGAGGGGGCATCGACGATCTTACCAGGATTCATCAAGCCTTTGGGATCAAACAGTCCCTTCACCTGGCGAAAGGCTTCGTAAAGCTTCGGTCCGTAAAAGCGAGGCACGTACTCACCACGGAGCTGGCCATCGCCGTGTTCGCCGGCAAACGCTCCACCATATTGAACCACCAATTCGAATGCTTCGTCGGCGATGCCCTTCATGTGCTCCTGATGTTCGCGGAGATGCAAGTCCAGCTCCGGCCGGAAATGGATGACTCCCACTGAAGCGTGTGCATACATGGTGCTGGCAACACCGCGTCGGTCGCAGATAGCTTTCAGCTTGTCGATGTATTCGGCGAGAACTTCAACAGGCACGCAAGCATCTTCGA
The genomic region above belongs to Lacipirellulaceae bacterium and contains:
- a CDS encoding DUF1501 domain-containing protein, with amino-acid sequence MTMHSSPRTSGMSRRHFMSHLAGASALAGPAWAFTNTLRANAATLKKNQKSCIMLWMGGGPPTIDMWDMKPGATTGGQFNPIATTGESQINELMPKLAEQMKHLSVVRSMSTREADHTRGTYYMRTGYVPNPNIEHPSYGSVVAHEIGTKTKGLEIPPFVAIGGSGGGPGFLGMTYAPFQVNSNGRMRDMQMGVEDWQLADRMKLLSLLERRFVNQKRGPAPEEHAKVLESTLQLMTSEQLVAFKVDQEPQAMRDRYGNDSLARSCLLSRRLVEAGVPFVEVNFGGWDLHQNCFTSLEEKLPRLDHALATLTQDLSERGLLDDTVIVCMGEFGRTPRINENAGRDHWARSWSVLAGGGGLAGGRVIGSTNADGTQVTSEPYSSEDLMATVCQAMGISLQTVFTANNGRPMKIANSGKLIEGLIA
- the ychF gene encoding redox-regulated ATPase YchF translates to MEAGIVGLPNVGKSTLFNALTSAGIASENYPFCTIEPNVGAVPVPDPRLATIESFIETQKVIPAVLQLVDIAGIVRGASEGEGLGNKFLSHIRTVDAILHVVRCFEDADVVHVDGGVDPIRDIETIDTELMLADLQSVETMLDKARRTARTGDKEAKQRVEVLEACQALLADGKPVRSLSFDDAALAKAFKECQLLTAKQVLYVANVHEDDLAGEGTHVTKVRERAASEGGAVVPVCASLESELAELDDDERAEMLESLGLEEPALAVLARAAYKLLGLQSYFTAGEKEIRAWTIPVGATAPQAAGVIHSDFERGFIRCETYSVDDLQEHGSEKAIREAGKMRVEGKEYVMQDSDVCHFLFNV
- a CDS encoding FAD-binding and (Fe-S)-binding domain-containing protein, which produces MKTFPVTEKLKRDLREAVRGEVSFDPVIRGIHATDASHYQITPACVVAPADQEDVRAALAFAAAYDMPITPRGGATALSGQTFGPGMVLDLSRHVNRVLEVNADENWARVETGVVRDHLNQQLVGHGLQFAPDPATSSRATVGGMIGNNSSGTRSVVHGRTVDHVLGTKVVLAGGRTLSLSQFTPGADSNNDLEKGLQSIIDANREEILARYPNIMRRVAGYNLDEFVDGAGYTGPIGPRDNAGPRAWNLSSLIVGAEGTLATVTEAKLRLVPLPKKTALCLLHFHDEIESLAAVPEILKHGPSAIEMLDGKVLKEAKTNASTRKLADWIVGEPGAILIVEFSGDEEEVEQAARGLAVWGTHSRDCYDSPTLFDPAEHKKVWETRRLGLGLISNVKGSVKGQAFVEDACVPVEVLAEYIDKLKAICDRRGVASTMYAHASVGVIHFRPELDLHLREHQEHMKGIADEAFELVVQYGGAFAGEHGDGQLRGEYVPRFYGPKLYEAFRQVKGLFDPKGLMNPGKIVDAPSMIDPSMLRYGSAYKAPEIPTGFRYGDQGGFRLAVEQCNGVGACRKVGSGVMCPSYMATREEQDSTRGRANALRLAMSGQLDGDALAALGSDEVHKVLELCLSCKACKSECPNAVDMAKMKADSLQLRYKQHGVPRSAKLFGEFPDQLRKYGNRFGKLASFVTKLPGARKLIEYGTGVDPRRPLPTPAPESLEKLLAQSSSRSNVTRGKVVLFDDTFANYLEPNIGRAAFELLQSLGYEVILARAGCCQRPRISVGLVDEAKQHGAETIANLDKYASEGLPIVCLEPSCASSLADDLPDLVDDQAAGKRVAEKVQLLESFLLSEGIELECDAVELKLHGHCHQKAVFGTQDLHKLFDSIEGTTLTEIEAGCCGMAGSFGYSHYDLSEQIGEDRLFPAVREAVKAGHTVVAPGTSCRQQLSDFLGVEAKHWVEVVRAKSSGRNHE